In Platichthys flesus chromosome 21, fPlaFle2.1, whole genome shotgun sequence, the following are encoded in one genomic region:
- the si:dkey-192l18.9 gene encoding F-box/LRR-repeat protein 7, whose protein sequence is MGANNGKQYGSEGKGSSSISSDISSSTDHTPTKAPKNVATSEGPESSTRTLSTPSPGLILPSKSSSLSSPALSSNGHETNSSSSSSALAETVAVVHPQPGTHTRSRQSKTHHHAPIDLLPDHALLQIFSHLPTNQLCRCARVCRRWYNLAWDPRLWSTVRLTGELLHADRAIRVLTRRLCQDTPNVCLTLETVVVSGCKRLTDRGLHVVAHSCPELRRLEVAGCYNISNDAVFEVVSRCPNLEHLNLSGCSKVTCISLTQEASLQLSPLHGQQISIHYLDMTDCFSLEDEGLRTIASHCPRLTHLYLRRCTRLTDEALRHLALHCPSIRELSLSDCRLVGDFGLREVARLEGCLRYLSIAHCTRITDVGMRYVARYCPRLRYLNARGCEGLTDHGLSHLSRSCPKLKSLDVGKCPLVSDSGLEQLAMYCQGLRRVSLRACESVTGRGLKALAANCCELQLLNVQDCEVSPEALRFVRRHCRRCVIEHTNPAFY, encoded by the exons GTCCAGAGTCCAGCACGAGGACTCTGAGCACCCCCAGCCCGGGTCTGATTCTGCCGTCCAagtcctcctcgctctcctcgCCCGCCCTCTCCAGCAACGGCCATGAGACCaactcctcgtcctcgtcctccgcCCTCGCAGAGACGGTCGCCGTGGTCCACCCTCAGCCCGGCACCCACACCCGCTCCCGCCAGTCCAAAACCcaccaccacgcccccatcgaCCTCCTCCCCGACCACGCCCTGCTGCAGATCTTCTCCCATCTCCCCACCAACCAGCTGTGTCGCTGTGCCCGCGTGTGCCGCCGCTGGTACAACCTGGCGTGGGACCCGAGGCTGTGGAGCACCGTGCGGCTGACCGGGGAGCTGCTCCACGCCGACCGAGCCATCAGGGTCCTGACCCGCCGGCTGTGCCAGGACACGCCCAACGTGTGCCTGACCCTGGAGACGGTGGTGGTGAGCGGCTGCAAGAGGCTCACCGACCGGGGGCTGCACGTGGTGGCCCACAGCTGCCCGGAGCTGCGCCGCCTGGAGGTTGCCGGGTGTTATAACATCTCCAATGACGCCGTGTTTGAGGTGGTGTCCCGCTGCCCCAACCTGGAACACCTGAACCTCTCAG gctGCTCCAAGGTGACGTGCATCAGTCTTACCCAGGAGGCCTCGCTCCAGCTGTCCCCCCTGCACGGCCAGCAGATTTCCATCCACTACCTGGACATGACCGACTGCTTCTCCCTCGAGGACGAGGGGTTGCGAACTATCGCCTCCCACTGCCCCCGCCTGACGCATCTGTATCTGCGCCGCTGCACCAGACTGACGGACGAGGCCTTGCGCCACCTGGCTCTCCACTGCCCTTCAATACGGGAGCTCAGCCTCAGCGACTGCCGCCTGGTGGGGGACTTCGGGCTGCGCGAGGTCGCCCGCCTGGAGGGCTGCCTGCGCTACCTGAGCATAGCCCACTGTACCCGCATCACGGACGTGGGCATGCGCTACGTGGCCCGCTACTGCCCGAGACTGCGCTACTTGAACGCGAGGGGTTGTGAGGGGCTGACGGACCACGGCCTCAGCCACTTGTCCAGGAGCTGCCCCAAGCTCAAGTCCCTGGACGTGGGCAAATGTCCGCTGGTGTCCGACAGCGGCCTGGAGCAGCTGGCGATGTACTGCCAAGGCCTGAGGCGAGTGAGTCTCAGAGCCTGCGAGAGCGTCACGGGCCGAGGACTCAAAGCTCTGGCGGCCAACTGCTGcgagctgcagctcctgaacGTGCAGGACTGCGAGGTGTCTCCGGAGGCCCTGCGGTTCGTCAGGCGACACTGCCGCCGCTGCGTCATCGAGCACACGAACCCGGCGTTCTACTGA
- the LOC133933127 gene encoding TNFAIP3-interacting protein 3-like, whose protein sequence is MPLQENTTMDKPSTDRLTHRLYPSLPNVDSYDRRVGEKLPEAAEELRPERLHEDKQSDMFGSDSDPRLEARMLILVEQRKELISINDRWAKEYETMVQFYREKVRLLKAALQQNHSPVEEGLCEEEEKDVTLCNKTKLKTCDEADVNSQLLKVEQEARELRGQNCTLTRRGQHQSEEIKRLNKALEEAFLTSPPVEGRSETPQDVWKHQAEVYREDFLTERKDREKLKGKYLELENRFRNVRSELRVLKTQVTWTQTPQPGLERVGSNRVKLPNQPLNQKYLQIQRGQIS, encoded by the exons ATG CcgctgcaggaaaacacaacaatggaCAAACCATCCACGGACAGACTGACTCACCGATTATATCCATCACTGCCCAACGTGGACAG CTATGACCGACGTGTTGGTGAGAAGCTtcctgaagcagcagaggagcttcGTCCCGAGAGGCTGCACGAGGACAAACAG TCGGACATGTTCGGTTCCGACAGCGACCCCCGACTGGAAGCTCGGATGCTGATCCTGgtggagcagaggaaagag ctTATTTCTATTAACGACAGATGGGCAAAAGAATATGAGACCATGGTGCAGTTCTACAGAGAGAAG GTGCGACTTTTAAAAGCAGCTCTGCAACAAAACCACAGTCCCGTTGAAGAAGGcctgtgtgaagaagaagagaaagacgtCACTttatgtaataaaacaaaactcaagACGTGCGATGAAGCTGACGTCAACTCTCAGCTACTGAAAGTGGAACAGGAGGCGCGGGAGCTGCGAGGGCAGAACTGCACGCTGACCAGGAGGGGGCAGCATCAGAGCGAGGAGATCAAGCGATTGAACAAG GCACTGGAGGAGGCTTTTCTGACGTCTCCACCTGTGGAAGGACGCAGTGAAACACCCCAGGACGTGTGGAAGCATCAG GCGGAGGTTTACAGGGAAGACTTTCTGACGGAGcgcaaagacagagagaagctgaaagGAAAATATCTGGAGCTGGAGAATCGGTTTAGAAACGTTCGCTCTGAGCTGCGTGTCCTTAAAACTCAGGTGACCTGGACTCAGACGCCGCAGCCCGGGCTTGAACGCGTCGGCTCAAATCGAGTCAAACTTCCAAACCAGCCACTGAACCAGAAGTACCTGCAGATCCAGAGGGGACAGATCTCTTGA
- the LOC133932961 gene encoding ADP-ribosyl cyclase/cyclic ADP-ribose hydrolase 1-like, whose protein sequence is MCSQRTRVILGVGGVIITVAVVLTLPLKGTFIRRCKGFKKYDCEKLWSVFQQAYIGKDPCNIPMEAYDPLITEAPFRPACNRMMFWSKTKNLVQHFSKKREWFFTLEKTVLGSVLRALTWCGEEGSNKTFTSGCPGWRDCENNPVDSFWRRASAAFADVACGDVTAVLDGSIETPFDPKSIFGSIELKRFKSPRVRSLKIVLVSKKKAVSNCMSQSLKDLQRGLDARIAYSCTEMTESQFNECSSDPEKCGPCW, encoded by the exons ATGTGCAGCCAGAGAACACGGGTGATTCTAGGCGTCGGCGGCGTCATCATCACCGTGGCTGTGGTGCTGACACTCCCGCTCAAAGGAACTTTCATCCGCAGGTGTAAGGGTTTCAAAAA gtaCGACTGTGAAAAGTTATGGTCTGTGTTCCAACAAGCCTACATAGGCAAGGACCCTTGTAACATTCCCATGGAAGCCTACGACCCTCTCATTACCGAAGCCCCCTTCAGACCAGCATGCAACAGA ATGATGTTCTGGAGCAAAACTAAAAACCTGGTTCAGCATTTCAGTAAGAAGCGCGAATGGTTCTTCACCCTGGAGAAGACGGTGCTGGGATCTGTCCTGAGGGCTCTGACATGGTGCGGGGAGGAGGGCAGCAACA AAACGTTCACGAGCGGCTGCCCCGGTTGGAGGGACTGTGAGAACAACCCCGTGGACTCGTTCTGGAGAAGAGCCTCGGCTGCT TTCGCAGATGTTGCCTGTGGTGACGTCACAGCGGTGCTAGACGGATCCATCGAGACGCCGTTCGACCCCAAGAG TATCTTTGGCAGCATCGAACTCAAAAGGTTCAAGTCCCCTAGAGTGAGAAGCCTGAAGATCGTTCTGGTCTCAAAGAAGAAGGCTGT GTCGAACTGTATGAGTCAATCTTTGAAGGATTTACAGAGAGGGCTGGATGCAAGAATTGCATACAGCTGTACAGAAATGACTGA ATCTCAGTTCAATGAGTGCAGCTCTGATCCAGAGAAATGCGGCCCCTGCTGGTGA